In the genome of Candidatus Abyssobacteria bacterium SURF_5, one region contains:
- a CDS encoding rhomboid family protein yields MHDLSRQRCFNHAWREAVAQCLECHRYYCRECATEHEDRMICAPCLAKITGKKKKRKARLASLSRTVLWCSSFLIIWIFFYLLGRGLIALPSSFHEGNIWRQSYWSELFDS; encoded by the coding sequence ATGCACGATCTTTCCCGCCAACGCTGTTTCAATCACGCCTGGCGCGAAGCCGTGGCCCAATGCCTCGAATGCCATCGCTACTATTGCCGGGAATGCGCTACCGAACACGAAGACAGGATGATCTGCGCGCCCTGCCTCGCAAAGATCACGGGCAAAAAGAAGAAGCGCAAAGCGAGACTGGCTTCCCTGTCACGAACAGTTCTGTGGTGTTCTTCCTTCTTGATAATCTGGATATTCTTTTACCTCCTGGGGCGCGGTCTGATTGCGTTGCCATCCTCGTTTCATGAAGGCAATATCTGGCGGCAAAGCTATTGGAGTGAGCTATTCGACTCATGA